The Nycticebus coucang isolate mNycCou1 chromosome 5, mNycCou1.pri, whole genome shotgun sequence genome window below encodes:
- the LOC128586674 gene encoding 3 beta-hydroxysteroid dehydrogenase/Delta 5-->4-isomerase-like encodes MAGWSCLVTGAGGFLGQRIIRLLMEEKDLQEVRALDKFFRPELKEEFSKLQGKPKLTVLEGDIMDVQFLRKACQDMSAVIHSASVIDFQGIIQREVIMNINLKGTQFLLEACVQSSVPIFIYTSSVEVAGPNSYKEIIENGCEEENLENTWSASYPYSKKLAEKAVLAANGWALKNGGTLCTCALRPMYIYGDGSPILFGIMNQALKNNRVLTHDGKFSVANPVYVGNVAWAHILALRTLRDPKKATSIQGQFYYISDDTPHQSYDNLNYTLSKEWGFRLDSRLKLPLSLQYWVAFLLEIVSFLLSPIYKYHPPTSCHLLTLSNSVFTFSYKKAQRDLGYEPLFSWEEAKQKTMAWIGSLVDQHKETVKTKTQ; translated from the exons ATGGCGGGGTGGAGCTGCCTTGTGACAGGAGCAGGAGGGTTTCTGGGTCAAAGGATCATCCGCTTGTTGATGGAAGAGAAGGATCTGCAGGAAGTCAGGGCCCTGGACAAGTTCTTCAGACCGGAATTGAAGGAGGAATTTTCTA AGCTCCAGGGCAAACCCAAACTGACTGTGCTGGAAGGTGACATCATGGATGTGCAGTTCCTGCGGAAAGCCTGCCAGGACATGTCAGCCGTCATCCACTCTGCCTCTGTCATTGACTTCCAGGGTATCATTCAGAGAGAGGTCATCATGAACATCAATCTGAAAG GTACCCAGTTCCTTTTGGAGGCCTGTGTCCAATCCAGTGTGCCAATCTTCATTTACACCAGCTCTGTAGAAGTAGCCGGGCCCAACTCCTACAAGGAGATCATCGAGAATGGCTGTGAAGAAGAGAACCTCGAAAATACATGGTCTGCTTCATACCCGTACAGCAAAAAGCTTGCAGAGAAGGCTGTGCTGGCAGCTAATGGGTGGGCTCTGAAAAATGGTGGCACTTTGTGCACTTGTGCCTTAAGGCCCATGTATATCTACGGGGATGGAAGCCCAATCCTTTTTGGCATCATGAACCAGGCTCTAAAGAACAATAGGGTCCTGACTCATGATGGTAAATTCTCCGTAGCCAACCCAGTCTATGTTGGCAACGTGGCCTGGGCCCATATTCTGGCCTTGAGGACCCTGCGAGACCCCAAGAAGGCGACAAGCATCCAAGGACAGTTCTACTACATCTCAGATGACACGCCTCACCAGAGCTATGACAACTTAAACTACACCCTGTCCAAAGAGTGGGGCTTCCGCCTGGATTCCAGATTAAAACTTCCTCTGTCTCTGCAGTACTGGGTTGCCTTCCTGCTGGAAATTGTGAGCTTCCTGCTGAGTCCAATTTACAAATACCACCCCCCCACCAGCTGCCACTTACTGACATTGTCAAACAGTGTGTTCACCTTCTCGTACAAGAAAGCCCAGCGAGACCTGGGGTATGAGCCACTGTTCAGCTGGGAGGAAGCCAAGCAGAAAACCATGGCATGGATTGGTTCTCTGGTGGACCAGCACAAGGAGACCGTGAAGACAAAGACTCAGTGA